The following coding sequences lie in one Deltaproteobacteria bacterium genomic window:
- the mrdA gene encoding penicillin-binding protein 2, translated as MNHTYLKTVDSDWYRQRLSGTLICVFAVFLVLLARLYYLQVVKGAEFRRQSQNNCVRLQSIPPARGLIFDRNGVLMVDNRPSFSVSIVLEDAKNPKEVLLKLAEFLGEEPQPILAKLDGARGYPSFKPILLKRDLSRDSLAVVEAHKLDLPGIFITIEPMRHYVDGKRASHLIGYLSEISEEQLKSGRFPHNRSGDFIGKFGVEKSCESFFHGEPGTRQVQVNALGQVTRVLETVQTVPGKNVYLTLDLELQRKTEEMFAEKVGAAVAMDPSNGHILAMVSSPAFDPNAFVEGMTFEEWNKLAANEFHPMGNKAIQGQYPPGSTYKIVTTIAGLEEGVINEDTKLYCPGYYRCGNRTFRCWKRGGHGSVDIIDALAQSCDVFFFQVGEKLGVDRLARFATSCGLGMSTGIKLDNEAPGLVPSSAWKLRKIGVPWQAGETLSVAIGQGFNLVTPIQMVSLVAAVANGGTRYKPLVVGRIRGVDGSLVKIGAAEPVGKLAASDKTLEFLRKGLVDAVNKREGTGWIARVRGIEVAGKTGTAQVVSMEKGHEEKPLESIPFCLRDHAWFVAFAPVETPRIAVAVLVEHGGHGSSAAGPIAREMIKAYLGI; from the coding sequence ATGAACCACACGTATCTGAAGACAGTTGACAGCGATTGGTACAGACAGAGGTTGTCTGGAACGCTGATCTGCGTTTTTGCGGTTTTTTTGGTTCTTCTGGCGCGGCTTTATTACTTGCAGGTCGTAAAAGGGGCTGAATTTAGGCGACAATCTCAAAACAACTGCGTCAGGCTACAAAGCATACCTCCTGCTAGGGGCCTAATCTTCGACCGCAACGGGGTCCTCATGGTAGACAACAGGCCGTCCTTCAGCGTGTCGATTGTCTTAGAAGACGCCAAGAATCCCAAAGAGGTGCTTCTCAAGTTGGCAGAATTCCTTGGAGAAGAACCGCAGCCGATCCTGGCAAAACTCGATGGCGCAAGGGGGTATCCTTCGTTCAAACCGATTCTTCTTAAACGTGACCTCAGCCGTGATTCCTTGGCAGTTGTGGAGGCTCATAAACTGGATCTTCCGGGTATTTTCATAACCATTGAACCCATGCGCCACTATGTTGACGGGAAACGGGCCTCTCACCTGATCGGATACCTGAGCGAGATCAGCGAGGAGCAACTCAAGAGTGGGCGCTTTCCACACAACAGAAGCGGGGATTTTATCGGAAAGTTCGGAGTCGAGAAAAGCTGCGAGTCGTTCTTCCACGGTGAACCGGGAACAAGGCAGGTCCAGGTCAATGCCCTTGGCCAGGTCACAAGGGTTCTTGAGACTGTACAGACAGTGCCGGGGAAAAATGTATACTTGACGCTGGATCTTGAACTCCAGCGAAAAACCGAGGAGATGTTTGCTGAAAAGGTGGGCGCGGCCGTGGCCATGGATCCGTCCAATGGCCATATCCTTGCCATGGTGAGCAGCCCCGCCTTTGACCCGAATGCCTTTGTGGAGGGTATGACCTTTGAAGAGTGGAACAAACTTGCTGCCAACGAGTTTCACCCCATGGGGAACAAGGCTATTCAGGGCCAGTACCCTCCTGGCTCCACATACAAAATCGTGACGACTATAGCTGGACTGGAGGAAGGCGTAATCAACGAAGATACAAAGCTTTACTGTCCTGGCTATTACAGGTGTGGCAACCGCACGTTTCGATGCTGGAAGCGCGGGGGACACGGGTCCGTCGACATTATTGATGCATTGGCCCAGTCCTGTGACGTCTTTTTTTTTCAAGTTGGAGAAAAATTGGGAGTAGATCGTCTGGCCCGATTTGCCACTTCCTGCGGTCTCGGTATGTCTACAGGGATCAAACTCGACAATGAGGCCCCTGGCTTGGTACCGAGCTCGGCATGGAAGTTGAGGAAGATAGGCGTGCCTTGGCAAGCAGGCGAGACCCTTTCTGTGGCAATCGGCCAGGGGTTTAACCTGGTTACGCCCATTCAGATGGTTTCTCTGGTTGCTGCCGTGGCCAATGGTGGAACGAGGTACAAACCGTTGGTCGTAGGGCGGATACGGGGCGTGGACGGCTCATTGGTCAAGATTGGGGCGGCAGAACCTGTGGGAAAGCTTGCGGCTTCTGACAAAACGCTCGAGTTTCTCAGGAAAGGTCTGGTTGATGCGGTCAACAAGCGTGAAGGGACTGGTTGGATTGCTCGTGTGCGTGGCATCGAGGTTGCCGGCAAGACCGGCACGGCCCAGGTCGTTTCCATGGAGAAAGGCCACGAGGAAAAGCCACTTGAGAGCATCCCTTTTTGTCTTCGTGACCATGCCTGGTTTGTGGCCTTTGCGCCAGTAGAGACCCCCCGAATTGCGGTTGCCGTGCTCGTGGAACACGGCGGCCACGGCTCAAGCGCTGCAGGACCGATAGCCAGGGAGATGATTAAGGCATATTTGGGGATTTAA
- a CDS encoding rod shape-determining protein gives MLNALLGRISNDLAIDLGTANTLVYVKGKGIVLSEPSVVAVRTDNKRKNKVLAVGAEAKRMLGRTPGNIVAIRPMKDGVIADFEVTEAMLRHFIRKVHNRRALIRPRIIVCVPSGITQVEKRAVKESAESAGAREVFLIEEPMAAAIGAGLPITEPTGNMVVDIGGGTTEVAVISLAGIVYSRSIRVGGDKMDDAIVQYIKRKYNLLIGERTAEIIKTTIGNAYPDPENIETIEVKGRDLVSGIPKILAIDSEEIRVATAEQIDSIVETVKTALEQTPPELAADIVDTGIVMTGGGALLKNLDKLLREETSLPITVTDDPLSTVAIGSGKTLEEISLLSEVTIQ, from the coding sequence GTGTTAAATGCCCTTCTTGGAAGGATTTCTAATGATTTGGCAATCGATTTAGGAACTGCCAACACGCTTGTATACGTCAAGGGAAAAGGAATAGTCCTGAGCGAGCCGTCTGTTGTGGCAGTTCGAACAGATAACAAACGTAAGAACAAGGTGTTGGCGGTCGGCGCAGAGGCCAAGAGAATGCTTGGCAGGACTCCGGGAAATATCGTAGCCATCCGCCCCATGAAAGATGGCGTGATTGCCGATTTTGAAGTCACTGAAGCGATGTTGCGCCATTTTATTCGCAAGGTACACAATCGTCGAGCCTTGATACGACCAAGAATCATTGTTTGTGTGCCATCCGGGATTACACAAGTGGAGAAACGGGCCGTCAAGGAATCGGCCGAATCCGCTGGGGCCAGGGAGGTGTTTCTGATTGAAGAGCCTATGGCGGCAGCTATCGGGGCCGGTCTTCCAATTACGGAACCTACGGGCAATATGGTTGTTGACATTGGAGGGGGAACGACCGAGGTCGCTGTCATATCCCTTGCGGGCATCGTTTACAGCCGTTCGATACGGGTGGGCGGAGACAAGATGGACGATGCCATAGTGCAGTACATCAAAAGAAAGTATAATCTTCTGATTGGAGAAAGAACGGCGGAAATTATCAAGACGACGATTGGCAATGCCTACCCTGATCCGGAAAACATAGAAACCATAGAAGTCAAAGGCAGGGACCTGGTGTCCGGTATTCCAAAGATACTGGCTATAGATTCCGAAGAGATACGTGTGGCCACGGCCGAACAAATTGACTCTATAGTTGAGACCGTAAAAACTGCTTTGGAACAAACCCCGCCCGAGTTGGCTGCAGATATTGTTGACACGGGCATCGTTATGACTGGCGGCGGCGCCCTCCTGAAGAATTTGGACAAATTGCTTCGAGAAGAGACCTCTCTGCCCATTACAGTGACCGATGACCCGCTATCCACGGTGGCGATCGGTTCAGGCAAGACCTTGGAGGAGATCTCCCTTTTGAGCGAGGTGACGATCCAATAG
- a CDS encoding polymer-forming cytoskeletal protein, with protein sequence MKTRGKEIQTFLGPETTLEGKLAFEGTVRLDGHFTGTIESKDGMMIVGEKAVIRADILVHTATVSGEVSGNIRATNCIELHPPARVFGDLHCPVVVIDAGVVFHGNCTMKANDDGGAKTINLAEWQT encoded by the coding sequence ATGAAAACAAGAGGGAAAGAAATACAGACGTTCCTGGGTCCGGAGACCACGCTTGAAGGCAAGCTCGCATTTGAAGGGACCGTGAGACTGGACGGGCATTTTACCGGGACAATAGAAAGCAAGGATGGAATGATGATCGTTGGGGAAAAAGCGGTCATTCGTGCTGATATCTTGGTGCACACTGCCACCGTAAGCGGAGAGGTTAGCGGCAATATCCGAGCCACAAACTGTATTGAGTTGCATCCACCGGCCCGCGTGTTTGGTGACCTGCATTGTCCGGTGGTTGTTATTGACGCCGGGGTGGTTTTCCATGGCAACTGCACCATGAAAGCTAATGATGACGGGGGAGCAAAGACGATCAATTTGGCTGAATGGCAGACGTGA
- the rodA gene encoding rod shape-determining protein RodA, with amino-acid sequence MFDRRLVQHFDWVLLALALVLEAIGILTLYSAVNASAHVADLTCPVYLKQTYWFGMGIAAMVAMFLFNYKWLHRWGGAAYAFSVGLLLAVAFAGKEVSGSQRWLVVGSLSFQPSEIVKIAVVIVLARYFSDCCSEEGFTLKSLWKPLVWTLVPFILIARQPDLGTGLVVLLIAGSMTLFVKIERRSMICLTGAGVLVCSVAWFFLKEYQKQRISAFWNPETDPLGAGYHVIQSKIAVGSGMVLGKGFLKGTQNALSFLPEQHTDFIFSVLAEEWGFLGSAMVVTLYLLLIIWGLSIAIRSKEPFGTILAVGITSMVFWQAIINVGMALGLLPVVGVTLPLISYGGSSLVATMLGIGILMNISMRRFMFKD; translated from the coding sequence ATGTTTGATCGAAGATTGGTTCAACACTTTGATTGGGTGTTATTGGCCTTGGCGCTGGTTCTTGAGGCCATCGGCATCCTCACGCTTTACAGCGCAGTGAATGCCAGTGCGCATGTGGCTGATTTGACGTGCCCCGTCTACCTTAAGCAGACCTATTGGTTTGGCATGGGAATCGCCGCCATGGTTGCAATGTTTCTTTTCAATTACAAGTGGCTGCACCGATGGGGTGGGGCTGCATACGCCTTTTCCGTTGGGCTTCTGTTGGCAGTGGCCTTTGCGGGAAAAGAGGTATCCGGTTCTCAGCGTTGGCTTGTGGTGGGTTCATTGTCGTTTCAACCCTCAGAGATAGTCAAGATTGCTGTAGTTATTGTTTTGGCAAGATATTTTTCGGATTGTTGTTCTGAAGAAGGTTTCACTCTCAAGAGTCTTTGGAAACCCCTTGTCTGGACCTTGGTCCCGTTCATCTTAATTGCGAGACAGCCGGACTTAGGCACAGGTCTTGTTGTGCTTCTCATCGCAGGGTCTATGACCCTCTTTGTGAAGATTGAACGTCGATCCATGATCTGCTTGACCGGCGCTGGTGTATTGGTGTGTTCGGTGGCATGGTTTTTCCTGAAAGAATATCAGAAACAGCGTATTTCAGCATTTTGGAATCCCGAAACAGACCCGTTGGGCGCCGGTTATCATGTCATTCAGTCGAAGATTGCTGTCGGTTCCGGCATGGTTCTGGGCAAGGGATTCTTGAAGGGGACCCAAAACGCTCTTTCCTTCCTTCCTGAGCAGCACACGGACTTCATTTTTTCTGTCCTGGCCGAAGAGTGGGGCTTCTTGGGTTCGGCCATGGTCGTGACACTGTATCTTTTGTTAATCATCTGGGGGTTAAGTATTGCAATACGTTCCAAAGAGCCTTTCGGAACCATTTTGGCTGTGGGTATTACCAGTATGGTGTTCTGGCAGGCCATCATAAACGTGGGAATGGCCTTGGGGTTGCTGCCAGTGGTGGGTGTAACCCTGCCCCTAATCAGCTATGGCGGCTCGTCGCTGGTGGCCACCATGCTTGGGATCGGAATTCTTATGAATATCAGTATGCGCAGATTCATGTTCAAGGATTGA
- the mreC gene encoding rod shape-determining protein MreC, with protein MFSKRLLAIFCLIIFVLVNIIFLSISAKHRHGNTMVERIVMAGIAPFQEGVTQVIRFCEHVWNHYFYLVNVRKECDQLEDLLAKANLEKSKYVESERTCERLQRLLETKSAIPHRLISADVVGLDPSEWFKTIIINRGTHDSVAKGMPVIAPEGIVGQIVSASYRYSKVMLIIDRSSAVDALVQRTRTRGIVEGETDEMCRFKYVLRKADISAGDTVVSSGLDGLFPKGLRVGSVKEISKGQPGIFQVVSVQPYVDFARLEEVLVIVE; from the coding sequence ATGTTTTCAAAAAGACTCCTAGCCATTTTTTGCCTAATAATTTTTGTCCTTGTTAACATCATCTTCCTTTCCATCAGCGCGAAACATCGTCATGGCAACACCATGGTTGAGAGAATCGTAATGGCTGGGATTGCGCCGTTTCAGGAAGGCGTCACTCAGGTCATCCGGTTCTGTGAACATGTATGGAATCACTATTTCTATTTGGTGAATGTGAGAAAGGAATGTGATCAACTGGAGGATCTGCTTGCCAAGGCGAATCTGGAAAAGAGTAAATACGTTGAATCCGAGCGCACATGTGAGCGTCTACAAAGGCTTCTGGAGACAAAATCCGCCATTCCTCATCGTCTCATTTCGGCAGATGTCGTTGGACTTGATCCTTCGGAATGGTTTAAGACTATTATCATCAACAGGGGAACACATGACAGCGTTGCCAAGGGCATGCCGGTAATCGCCCCGGAAGGTATTGTAGGTCAAATTGTCTCAGCGTCGTACCGTTATTCAAAGGTCATGCTGATTATTGACCGCAGCAGCGCCGTGGATGCCCTTGTGCAACGGACCAGGACACGAGGCATTGTTGAGGGAGAGACTGATGAGATGTGTCGGTTCAAATATGTTTTGAGAAAAGCGGACATCAGCGCTGGAGACACGGTCGTATCATCCGGGCTCGACGGGCTTTTTCCGAAAGGCCTTCGTGTGGGTTCTGTCAAGGAAATATCCAAGGGGCAGCCCGGCATTTTCCAGGTCGTCAGCGTACAGCCCTATGTCGATTTTGCAAGATTGGAAGAAGTCTTGGTGATTGTCGAGTAA